One genomic segment of Bacillota bacterium includes these proteins:
- a CDS encoding GGDEF domain-containing protein, with product MIEILVDYDINLFAIVLLLVLYTVIRVKRDIYRYSTHLLSAIIWITILALIVEPITWIFDSSQDSFELAINYISNYTLVMLSPILIGIWGSYLDYKIFGNRKRIIKRHYYQFLSYIMFVFLIINIFYPIFFYIDDNFSYHVANLEWIKYVIIYGGLLYLLGFVFINRKIIKNNIIYGVIAFFFLPLVGSVLQIIDYHLFFSWTMLALSAVVVYIFLETTTGIRDYLTRLYSRRTMEEYVSNLYDRNYHFTLIMMDLNHFKAINDQFGHHVGDQVLIAFAKLLRDVFKEEKMIARYGGDEFIVVIELLNNSSINEVLNEMRLKIKNDPFFNTNGLFDFSSGMSVYNGHESLDQLYIDADKRMYKDKSFINNNK from the coding sequence TTGATTGAAATACTTGTGGATTATGATATTAATCTATTTGCGATTGTTTTATTATTAGTTTTGTACACTGTTATTAGAGTCAAACGCGATATTTATCGATATTCGACGCATTTACTTTCTGCGATTATTTGGATTACTATTCTTGCATTAATTGTTGAGCCAATCACTTGGATTTTTGATTCCTCTCAAGATAGCTTTGAACTAGCAATAAATTATATTTCTAATTACACCTTAGTTATGCTGTCGCCTATTTTAATTGGAATTTGGGGAAGTTACCTAGATTATAAGATTTTTGGAAACCGGAAACGAATTATTAAACGTCATTATTATCAGTTCTTGTCCTATATTATGTTTGTTTTTTTAATCATTAATATTTTTTATCCTATATTTTTTTATATCGATGATAATTTCAGTTACCATGTAGCCAATTTAGAATGGATAAAATACGTTATTATCTATGGAGGCCTTTTATATTTGTTAGGATTTGTTTTTATAAATCGTAAAATCATAAAAAATAATATTATTTATGGAGTAATAGCTTTCTTTTTTCTTCCGTTAGTTGGATCTGTTTTACAAATTATTGATTATCATTTGTTTTTTTCATGGACGATGCTTGCATTATCTGCAGTTGTAGTTTACATTTTTTTAGAAACTACTACAGGAATCAGGGATTATTTAACAAGGCTTTATTCTAGAAGAACTATGGAAGAATATGTATCAAATTTGTATGATAGGAATTATCACTTTACCTTAATAATGATGGATCTAAATCATTTTAAAGCTATCAATGATCAATTCGGACATCACGTAGGAGATCAAGTGCTAATAGCTTTTGCAAAGCTATTAAGAGATGTATTTAAGGAAGAGAAAATGATTGCTAGATATGGTGGAGACGAATTCATCGTCGTCATTGAGTTATTAAACAATTCATCCATAAATGAAGTTCTAAACGAAATGCGTTTGAAAATTAAAAATGATCCTTTTTTCAATACAAATGGACTTTTTGATTTTTCTTCTGGTATGAGCGTTTACAATGGACATGAGTCTTTGGATCAACTTTATATAGATGCAGACAAGCGAATGTATAAAGACAAATCTTTCATAAATAATAATAAGTAA
- a CDS encoding DUF5011 domain-containing protein: MNGVRKSYKFMIIFLFFFLVSCTTVDPSNVTIELNEGIDTVEINTSFIDMGAKSKAYGFTVENEVISTTVDTTTLGTYEIVYQVSYKDVIKQITRMVIVIDETAPTGTINSGIDTVFVGDDWTDQGVTSTDNSLEDVQVSVTGHVLTEYPGEYIIEYHLSDSSGNESILYRYVNVIEIDD, from the coding sequence ATGAATGGAGTGCGTAAATCGTATAAATTTATGATTATATTTCTTTTCTTTTTTCTGGTAAGTTGCACAACCGTCGATCCAAGCAATGTCACAATTGAATTAAACGAAGGCATTGACACAGTCGAAATTAATACAAGTTTTATCGACATGGGTGCCAAAAGTAAAGCCTATGGTTTTACGGTTGAAAATGAAGTGATTTCAACCACAGTCGATACAACCACTTTGGGAACTTACGAAATTGTGTATCAAGTTTCCTATAAAGATGTCATAAAACAAATCACCCGAATGGTTATCGTCATTGATGAAACCGCACCGACTGGAACAATCAATTCAGGAATTGATACCGTTTTTGTGGGAGATGACTGGACAGATCAAGGTGTCACTTCAACGGATAATAGCTTAGAAGATGTACAAGTTTCTGTGACAGGACATGTATTGACCGAATATCCTGGAGAATACATTATTGAATATCACTTAAGTGATTCTTCTGGAAACGAAAGTATTTTATATCGGTACGTAAATGTTATCGAAATAGATGACTAA
- a CDS encoding S8 family serine peptidase: MFKNRYQKIISFLLLIFFVGFISFCLFHSEVTSFQVVPNEYIYKVDSIDEAYDLADTYNLTLQSITSYNIAIFEANESQNESLLLSEGFQYNSYSSITAPPRQSTTDPYLNQQYSLELTETIDSWPLTEGSSSILIAIIDTGIDSNHVEFVGRISSLSYNTVTSQVGLAAVLDDFGHGTMVAGVIAANKDNSVGIAGITQNTQLLVIKANNAEEGTFKDSEIIEGIYYAVEQGADIINLSLGGSYANSETEVAINYATQQGVIVVAASGNDGTDEPLYPAAFENSLSVGAIDEYQNLASYSNFGDTIDLVAPGSEIITTVPNNGYATVSGTSFAAPHVSGIIALYLSLYPEATLSEIRSKVLLSANDLGAVGLDEYFGYGMINTYDFLTNEYHEVSFVTSPGTAVEPVFVLNGNILPEVNTPTLTNYVFVGWYLDTKFINAFSYSTPITYDLVLYAKYSSAFHTVSFITEGSLVANIIVANEDEFILPTTLLDGFYFRGWYLDSAFEVPFEMSPVESDLTLYAKFEEIIYYDITYMALNEVYSSTLVEALSFLDPSSIDIEGYTFEGWYIDSEFTSIYESGIVTSNITLYAKLSPIMLFISFVSEGDPLEDIFVNYGEIPILPEANNPGEVFAGWFLDSSFVNPYSLFPVQTNLILYARFLPEAIQINLMIDGELYNQLYFLPDDEILLPIPAKTGYEFTGWFEEVSLTTQFLEDTASENITLYGEFEPILYTVRFFGSDLQTVIFTITDIYDTIFSLPTPPTKTSTVSFDYEFIQWSSEISSITESIDIYPVFNKIFIPSSVELIHGVDTIYQFSSFVDAGIHLLDSTLSMQKIGVVNSLISGRYTITYQIKFGLEIVYEIKRIVNVLPTTSPVIIALNEGLSTLFLHDSYIEAGATSNLGTIEIIGSVDSNTSGVYHIIYQVELDGVLYQKSRFVFVLADLEPKTILTLFVAYKEDEWSA, translated from the coding sequence CAGCGAAGTTACATCTTTTCAAGTTGTTCCAAATGAATATATATATAAAGTAGATAGCATTGATGAAGCATATGATTTAGCAGATACGTATAATCTTACTTTACAATCTATTACTAGTTATAATATAGCTATTTTCGAAGCCAATGAAAGTCAAAACGAGTCACTTCTATTAAGTGAGGGTTTTCAATACAACTCTTATTCTTCAATTACTGCTCCACCAAGGCAAAGTACAACTGATCCCTATCTAAATCAGCAATATTCTTTAGAACTCACCGAGACTATAGATTCCTGGCCTTTAACCGAAGGTTCTTCTTCTATTTTAATCGCAATCATCGATACTGGAATTGATAGCAATCATGTAGAATTTGTAGGCAGAATTTCTTCTTTATCTTATAATACCGTCACAAGTCAAGTTGGTCTTGCTGCTGTGCTTGATGATTTTGGACACGGAACCATGGTTGCAGGAGTTATTGCCGCAAACAAAGACAATTCAGTAGGAATTGCAGGAATTACTCAAAACACTCAATTATTAGTAATTAAAGCAAATAATGCTGAAGAAGGTACTTTTAAAGACAGTGAAATTATTGAAGGAATATACTATGCGGTAGAACAGGGTGCAGATATTATTAATCTTTCTCTTGGAGGATCTTATGCTAATTCTGAGACAGAAGTGGCAATCAATTATGCCACGCAACAAGGAGTAATCGTTGTTGCTGCCTCCGGAAACGATGGAACTGATGAACCTTTATATCCGGCTGCGTTTGAAAACTCGCTATCCGTTGGAGCCATAGATGAATATCAAAATCTTGCAAGTTATTCCAATTTTGGAGATACCATTGACCTTGTAGCTCCTGGATCTGAAATTATCACGACGGTTCCAAATAATGGATACGCCACTGTTTCAGGAACGTCTTTTGCTGCTCCTCATGTATCTGGAATTATAGCTTTGTACCTGAGTCTTTATCCAGAAGCTACTTTATCTGAAATAAGATCAAAAGTTCTACTTTCTGCGAATGATTTAGGAGCTGTAGGACTAGACGAGTATTTTGGCTATGGCATGATTAATACTTATGATTTTCTAACCAATGAATACCATGAAGTGAGTTTTGTGACAAGTCCAGGTACTGCTGTTGAACCCGTTTTTGTTTTGAACGGAAATATTTTACCAGAAGTGAATACTCCAACTTTAACAAATTATGTGTTTGTTGGCTGGTATCTTGATACTAAATTTATTAATGCTTTTTCATATTCAACTCCGATAACGTATGATTTGGTTCTATATGCGAAATATTCTTCTGCATTTCACACTGTTTCCTTTATTACAGAGGGTTCATTAGTTGCAAATATCATTGTCGCAAATGAAGATGAATTTATTCTTCCTACTACCTTGCTTGATGGCTTTTATTTTAGAGGATGGTATCTCGATTCTGCTTTTGAAGTTCCTTTTGAAATGAGCCCTGTAGAATCTGATTTAACTCTTTATGCAAAATTTGAAGAAATCATTTATTATGACATTACCTATATGGCTTTAAATGAAGTCTATTCTAGTACTTTAGTAGAGGCTTTAAGCTTTTTAGATCCATCGTCAATTGATATAGAAGGGTATACGTTTGAAGGATGGTATATAGATAGCGAATTTACTTCAATTTATGAATCCGGAATTGTAACATCAAATATTACCTTGTATGCAAAACTTTCTCCTATTATGCTTTTTATTTCTTTTGTATCAGAAGGAGATCCATTAGAAGATATTTTTGTCAACTATGGAGAGATTCCAATTCTACCAGAAGCGAATAACCCGGGTGAAGTATTTGCTGGGTGGTTTCTGGATTCTTCATTTGTTAATCCATATTCTCTTTTTCCAGTTCAAACCAATCTTATATTATATGCTAGGTTCCTTCCCGAAGCCATTCAAATTAATTTAATGATTGATGGAGAATTGTATAATCAATTGTATTTCCTTCCGGATGATGAAATCTTGTTACCAATTCCTGCCAAAACTGGATATGAATTTACTGGTTGGTTTGAAGAGGTTTCTCTTACAACACAATTTCTAGAAGACACAGCTTCTGAAAACATAACATTATATGGAGAATTTGAGCCAATCCTTTATACAGTAAGATTTTTTGGGTCTGATCTTCAAACCGTGATATTTACCATAACGGATATTTATGATACAATTTTTTCACTTCCTACCCCTCCAACGAAAACCTCAACTGTTTCATTTGATTATGAATTTATCCAGTGGAGTAGCGAGATATCTTCTATTACTGAAAGCATAGATATCTACCCTGTTTTTAATAAAATTTTTATTCCTTCTTCGGTTGAATTAATTCATGGAGTTGATACGATTTATCAGTTTTCTTCCTTTGTCGATGCAGGAATTCATCTGTTAGACTCAACACTTTCCATGCAAAAAATTGGAGTTGTAAATTCTTTAATTTCAGGAAGATACACTATAACTTATCAAATAAAATTTGGCTTAGAAATCGTTTATGAAATTAAAAGAATTGTAAACGTACTACCTACAACCTCTCCGGTAATCATTGCTTTAAACGAAGGACTTTCAACCCTATTTTTACATGATTCCTATATAGAAGCTGGAGCCACTTCAAACCTTGGTACAATCGAAATTATAGGATCGGTCGACAGTAATACCTCAGGAGTTTATCACATCATCTATCAAGTAGAACTTGATGGAGTACTTTACCAAAAGAGTAGGTTTGTATTTGTCTTAGCGGATTTAGAACCTAAAACAATTTTAACCCTTTTTGTAGCCTATAAGGAGGATGAATGGAGTGCGTAA